In Roseofilum reptotaenium CS-1145, the following are encoded in one genomic region:
- the grxD gene encoding Grx4 family monothiol glutaredoxin, with protein MTPDLKEHIDNTIKAHKILLFMKGNKLMPQCGFSNNVVQMLNQLAVPYETIDVLQNDAIRQGIKEYSNWPTIPQLYINGEFVGGSDIVFGLYQSGELAQMVEVALAS; from the coding sequence ATGACTCCAGACTTGAAAGAACACATTGACAATACAATTAAAGCACACAAAATTCTTTTGTTTATGAAGGGGAATAAACTGATGCCCCAATGTGGATTTTCCAATAATGTGGTGCAGATGCTCAATCAGCTTGCAGTCCCCTATGAAACAATAGATGTGTTGCAAAATGATGCGATTCGCCAAGGAATTAAAGAGTATTCTAATTGGCCAACCATTCCCCAGCTTTATATTAATGGGGAGTTTGTTGGCGGCTCTGACATTGTTTTTGGGTTATACCAAAGTGGAGAACTCGCCCAGATGGTGGAAGTGGCTTTAGCGTCCTAG
- a CDS encoding DUF4079 domain-containing protein, with protein MDLPSFLWLWKIAAWSMGLALFSYVLLAMTGTGVWWSRQNRQPLPRWWRSLHYILGSILVFLVLLLLAIGIVGTLGHYGSLGHSSHLFAGLLVVALVLISATSATQISPQRPWARPLHLLTNTLLFMGFSWVSLTGWSVVQKYLP; from the coding sequence GTGGATCTTCCTTCATTTTTATGGCTCTGGAAAATAGCGGCCTGGTCAATGGGCTTGGCCCTATTTTCCTATGTCTTATTAGCGATGACAGGAACTGGAGTTTGGTGGAGTCGGCAAAACCGCCAACCCTTACCTCGATGGTGGCGATCGCTCCATTATATTCTCGGTTCTATTTTAGTCTTTCTGGTTCTTTTGCTGCTGGCGATCGGTATCGTCGGAACCCTGGGACATTATGGCAGCTTAGGGCATTCCTCTCACCTATTTGCGGGACTATTAGTGGTTGCTTTAGTCCTGATTTCTGCCACCAGTGCAACTCAGATCAGTCCCCAAAGACCTTGGGCTAGACCTCTACATCTGCTCACCAACACCCTCCTATTTATGGGCTTCAGTTGGGTTTCCCTTACTGGATGGAGTGTGGTACAAAAATATCTACCTTAG
- a CDS encoding S8 family serine peptidase, with product MVKVFEQLWRFLGSQLSSPPDQSSDPVQAKSGIPESEIGLVLQRGGQELVLEKASDRLTVSPKSNMSSDWAKDLPSLATRPIAPKLSELTVDPQSLETAITSARNSQDVAFASHVYQIKNSPGTYTYLSNEITIQWSPTSNAQTRRGPIQKYGLREVKPVETLPNTWVYQLTEKSTENPIKIANRLIASPVVLTAEPNLIIPSQPMYRPTDGSYRQQWYLNHNGGNYLATGSHIDAERAWDLTRGDRSIVVAVADDAIDLNHPDFQGLGKIVAPKDFKDRDFIPQPGGLVENHGTSCAGVAIAEENGSGIVGVAPGCSLMPVRTTGFLDDNSMEQLFDWCASRGAAVISCSWGPAAVNFPLSLRQNAALTKAATQGRQGKGCVIVFASGNANRPINDTVNEQGWPSNVISGNTRWLAGFPVHPDVIAVSACSSLNKKAIYSNWGKEIAVCAPSNNAPPGIWLQQTGFIQTPPAVTSATPGLGVFTTDRVGGAGYGTGDFTGTFGGTSSACPIVAGVAALVLSANPDLTAAQVKQILISNTDKIVDSDPDPQFGFRKGSYDSRGHSEWFGYGKVNAYKAVAAAVRSRPTPPRVSRWIQRQNYASVTIRDYDSRGISSSIYISESNSLRDIQVTVDIDHSFLGDIQVRLIAPNNKTILLQNRTLGQQTRLQHTYTSSERPLLQDLVNLSVKGVWKLQVIDYALGNTGTLRGWVLTLGI from the coding sequence ATGGTCAAAGTTTTTGAGCAGTTGTGGCGCTTTCTTGGGAGTCAACTGAGTTCTCCCCCGGATCAGTCCTCCGATCCCGTTCAGGCCAAGTCGGGTATCCCAGAGTCAGAAATCGGGTTAGTACTGCAACGGGGCGGCCAAGAATTGGTTTTAGAAAAGGCTTCAGATCGGCTGACGGTTTCCCCGAAGTCGAATATGTCTTCAGACTGGGCCAAGGATCTCCCTTCCTTAGCGACTCGTCCTATTGCTCCAAAACTCTCAGAATTAACGGTCGATCCCCAAAGCTTAGAAACGGCAATTACTTCAGCTCGCAATTCCCAAGATGTAGCCTTTGCCAGTCATGTCTATCAGATCAAAAATTCACCGGGAACCTACACCTATTTGTCCAACGAGATTACCATTCAATGGTCGCCAACGAGCAATGCCCAAACTCGCAGGGGCCCGATTCAAAAGTATGGCCTGCGGGAAGTCAAACCGGTGGAAACACTCCCCAATACCTGGGTTTATCAACTGACGGAAAAATCCACAGAAAATCCGATTAAAATTGCCAACCGCCTAATTGCTTCTCCAGTAGTCCTTACGGCTGAACCCAATCTCATTATTCCCAGCCAACCCATGTATCGCCCCACCGATGGGTCTTATCGACAACAATGGTATCTGAACCATAATGGGGGAAACTATCTCGCGACTGGGTCGCATATTGATGCAGAACGCGCTTGGGATCTGACCAGGGGCGATCGCTCCATTGTCGTCGCCGTTGCCGATGATGCGATCGACCTCAACCATCCTGACTTCCAAGGATTAGGTAAAATTGTTGCCCCCAAAGACTTCAAAGACCGAGACTTTATCCCCCAACCCGGAGGACTGGTGGAAAACCATGGAACCTCCTGTGCCGGAGTTGCCATTGCCGAAGAAAACGGCTCCGGTATCGTTGGTGTAGCGCCTGGATGCTCCCTAATGCCCGTTCGTACCACCGGCTTCTTAGATGATAATTCCATGGAACAACTCTTTGATTGGTGTGCCAGTCGCGGAGCTGCTGTGATTTCCTGTAGTTGGGGGCCAGCCGCCGTTAATTTTCCCCTCTCCCTACGCCAAAACGCTGCCCTGACCAAAGCTGCCACTCAAGGCCGTCAGGGGAAAGGCTGTGTGATTGTCTTTGCTTCTGGGAATGCCAACCGCCCCATTAACGATACCGTTAATGAACAAGGATGGCCGAGCAATGTCATTTCTGGAAATACCCGATGGTTAGCCGGTTTTCCCGTTCATCCTGATGTGATTGCCGTTTCTGCTTGTTCGAGTCTCAACAAAAAAGCTATCTACAGTAACTGGGGTAAAGAAATCGCTGTTTGCGCTCCCTCTAATAATGCCCCTCCAGGGATTTGGTTACAGCAAACCGGATTTATCCAAACCCCTCCCGCAGTTACCAGTGCTACTCCAGGCTTAGGCGTGTTTACGACTGACCGGGTAGGGGGAGCAGGATATGGTACAGGGGATTTTACGGGTACTTTTGGCGGGACTTCCAGTGCTTGTCCGATTGTCGCTGGAGTCGCAGCCTTAGTCTTATCAGCGAATCCCGATTTAACGGCGGCTCAGGTGAAGCAAATTTTAATCTCGAATACGGATAAGATTGTGGACTCAGACCCCGATCCTCAGTTTGGCTTTCGCAAAGGCTCTTATGATAGTCGAGGCCACTCCGAGTGGTTTGGCTATGGTAAAGTGAATGCCTATAAGGCTGTTGCGGCTGCTGTGCGATCGCGCCCTACTCCTCCCAGGGTTAGCCGCTGGATTCAACGGCAAAATTATGCCAGCGTCACCATTCGAGATTACGATAGTCGCGGCATTAGTAGCTCGATCTATATTTCGGAAAGCAATTCATTACGAGATATCCAAGTGACTGTAGACATCGATCACAGTTTTTTAGGCGATATTCAAGTTAGGTTAATTGCCCCCAATAACAAAACCATTTTGCTCCAAAACCGGACATTAGGCCAACAAACCCGGCTTCAACATACTTATACCTCTTCTGAGCGTCCCTTATTGCAAGATTTAGTCAATCTCTCCGTTAAAGGAGTTTGGAAATTACAAGTGATTGATTATGCGTTAGGCAACACCGGCACATTAAGAGGTTGGGTACTGACCTTAGGGATTTGA
- a CDS encoding DUF6761 family protein has product MLQDTQTIRFYQKITDSLVDLWNRGYRYDDLRMYLEGYLAALRHSNCIETYLVHRLEEEAYRYLRDRSNFEMPLPEPEAKYY; this is encoded by the coding sequence ATGCTTCAGGATACTCAAACCATCCGCTTTTACCAAAAAATTACTGATTCTCTTGTAGACCTCTGGAACCGGGGATACCGCTATGACGACTTGCGTATGTATCTCGAAGGCTATCTGGCGGCATTAAGACATTCCAATTGTATTGAAACCTATTTAGTCCATCGGCTAGAAGAAGAAGCCTATCGATATTTACGCGACCGATCTAATTTTGAAATGCCCCTACCTGAACCCGAAGCCAAATATTACTAG
- a CDS encoding DUF1830 domain-containing protein, producing MAQILDPLPPEQSYRILCCYVNATSKVQVARICNIQNWYFERVVFPGQRLVFESVPEALLEIHCGMMASAILSDKIPCDRLKLQELGIEGEGQMLKESNSLPKVINTLTNFKAPTLTAID from the coding sequence ATGGCACAAATTCTTGATCCCCTTCCACCAGAGCAGTCCTATCGCATTCTTTGCTGCTATGTAAATGCGACCAGTAAAGTGCAAGTTGCTCGGATCTGTAATATTCAAAATTGGTACTTTGAACGGGTGGTGTTTCCCGGACAGCGTTTAGTCTTTGAATCGGTTCCGGAAGCCCTATTGGAAATTCACTGTGGCATGATGGCCAGTGCGATTTTATCGGATAAAATTCCTTGCGATCGCTTAAAACTACAAGAATTAGGTATAGAAGGGGAAGGGCAAATGCTCAAGGAATCTAACTCTTTACCCAAAGTGATTAATACCTTAACCAACTTTAAAGCCCCAACGTTAACGGCGATTGATTAA
- a CDS encoding BolA family protein: protein MVRPAEVEAMIKAKLPDAQIQLKDMTGGGDHYEAIVVSREFEGKRPVQQHQLVYAAVQEAMASNAIHALGLKTYTPEEFQAVQ, encoded by the coding sequence ATGGTTCGTCCAGCCGAAGTAGAAGCGATGATTAAAGCCAAGCTTCCTGATGCCCAAATTCAACTGAAGGATATGACGGGAGGAGGGGATCATTACGAAGCGATTGTGGTCTCCCGTGAGTTTGAAGGCAAAAGACCGGTACAACAACATCAGTTGGTTTATGCAGCCGTTCAGGAGGCCATGGCCAGTAATGCTATTCATGCCTTGGGTTTAAAGACATACACCCCAGAAGAATTTCAAGCGGTTCAGTAA
- a CDS encoding helix-turn-helix domain-containing protein has translation MEKEQFERSFQQLTPRRKEVLNLFLSGQGDSQIGQLLNITENTVRQHIRKLCIDFGLTDDLEGDRTSQRHNLVALFAKYKPELVGQETTAEADAPEPEIEQETQSDPNFVGREKAITNLNTLTAQSAVLRYNLR, from the coding sequence ATGGAAAAAGAGCAGTTTGAGCGGAGTTTTCAACAGTTGACACCAAGACGTAAAGAGGTGTTAAATCTATTTCTCTCAGGACAAGGAGACTCACAAATTGGTCAGTTGCTAAACATTACAGAAAATACGGTCAGACAACATATCCGCAAGCTTTGTATCGATTTTGGTTTAACGGACGATCTAGAGGGCGATCGCACTTCACAACGGCATAATTTAGTCGCCTTATTCGCCAAGTATAAACCGGAATTGGTCGGACAAGAGACAACAGCAGAGGCAGACGCACCGGAACCGGAGATAGAGCAAGAAACTCAGAGCGATCCGAACTTTGTGGGACGGGAAAAGGCTATAACCAATCTCAACACCCTTACAGCGCAAAGCGCTGTATTGAGGTACAATCTAAGGTGA
- a CDS encoding transposase, giving the protein MFKLVILQKSFNLSDDQLEYQVNNRLSFMKFLNLGIEDPVPDAKTVWLFKE; this is encoded by the coding sequence ATGTTCAAGTTAGTTATCCTACAAAAATCGTTCAATTTAAGTGACGATCAATTGGAATACCAAGTCAATAATAGACTCTCATTTATGAAGTTTCTAAATCTGGGCATAGAAGATCCAGTACCCGATGCTAAAACGGTATGGTTATTTAAGGAATAA
- a CDS encoding transposase has translation MKEIEPENLVFIDESGILLGGSRAYGRSEKGTRVRGLKPYYREAKITLVGAISQQEVLALMTLNGSLDGEAFKVFINDCLLPCLMARCRGC, from the coding sequence ATCAAAGAAATAGAGCCAGAGAACCTTGTATTTATAGATGAATCTGGGATTCTCCTAGGAGGAAGCCGTGCTTATGGTCGTTCAGAAAAAGGGACAAGAGTTAGAGGACTTAAACCTTATTATCGAGAAGCGAAAATCACTCTTGTAGGAGCCATTAGTCAGCAGGAAGTTTTAGCATTAATGACTCTTAATGGCTCATTAGATGGAGAGGCATTTAAGGTTTTTATTAATGATTGTCTCCTGCCTTGCCTTATGGCCAGGTGCAGGGGTTGTTAG
- a CDS encoding transposase produces the protein MPNRLCKKDLDARWLKKNGENHYGYKNHISIDKKYGIIRKYEGTDASVYDSKVLGKLIDIENAEPEIWADSAYRSEEIEWTLSILSPPLVSQIQRFAL, from the coding sequence ATGCCGAACCGATTGTGTAAGAAGGATTTGGACGCTCGGTGGTTGAAGAAAAATGGTGAAAATCACTACGGCTATAAAAATCATATAAGTATCGATAAAAAATATGGCATTATTCGCAAATATGAAGGAACAGATGCATCAGTTTATGACTCAAAAGTATTGGGAAAACTGATAGATATAGAAAATGCAGAACCAGAGATATGGGCAGATAGCGCCTATCGGAGTGAAGAAATTGAATGGACATTATCAATCCTTTCGCCTCCTTTAGTCTCTCAGATACAGCGCTTTGCGCTGTAA
- a CDS encoding helix-turn-helix domain-containing protein, whose translation MKAYSVDLREKIVKAHLVENHSIRQVAARLSVSKNLVHKLVKQQKTEGNVDLKRLGKPQFSYLTSVEAQEQVKTLVEKNIDATLGELCELFAELTGNWISPTAMCRCLQKLGLSRKKNET comes from the coding sequence ATGAAAGCATATAGCGTAGACTTACGAGAAAAAATCGTTAAAGCGCATCTAGTAGAAAACCACTCAATTAGACAAGTAGCCGCGAGATTGTCAGTGAGTAAAAATTTAGTTCACAAGTTGGTCAAACAACAAAAAACGGAAGGAAATGTAGATCTAAAACGCCTAGGCAAGCCCCAGTTTAGTTATCTTACAAGTGTTGAAGCTCAAGAACAAGTGAAAACCTTAGTAGAAAAAAATATAGATGCCACTCTAGGGGAACTGTGTGAATTATTTGCCGAATTGACCGGTAATTGGATAAGTCCGACAGCCATGTGTCGCTGTTTACAGAAATTAGGGTTATCTCGTAAAAAAAACGAGACGTAG
- a CDS encoding response regulator transcription factor, giving the protein MVLIGIQIIESNPHLRSLLGWHLQQAGYGIYQSADSASARHVYMVREPTLVVLDGSISGGQGLELCQWIYNQQKSLILMLSARNAETDVVAGLQAGADDYLTKPFGMQEFMARVQALIRRQNKLTPPAHLNYGELKIDLVQRQVSLKGEAIDLTPQEFSLLYALAQVGGEPLSRSQLLQRAWPDEIDNPRTVDTHVLSLRKKIERDPRQPHVIQTVRKVGYRFNQDGLAQQRRSPSPFPTRSPSLSAQHTFPMKQ; this is encoded by the coding sequence GTGGTCTTGATTGGTATTCAGATTATTGAAAGCAACCCTCATCTGCGATCGCTTCTCGGTTGGCACTTACAGCAGGCTGGCTATGGGATTTACCAATCTGCCGATAGTGCCAGCGCTCGTCATGTTTATATGGTGCGGGAACCGACTTTAGTGGTTTTAGATGGTAGTATTTCTGGAGGACAAGGTTTAGAACTTTGTCAGTGGATTTACAATCAACAAAAATCTTTGATTTTAATGCTTTCTGCTCGTAATGCAGAAACTGATGTGGTCGCTGGACTGCAAGCCGGTGCAGATGATTATCTCACCAAACCGTTTGGAATGCAGGAGTTTATGGCACGGGTACAAGCTCTGATCCGACGGCAAAACAAACTTACCCCTCCTGCCCATCTTAACTATGGTGAACTGAAGATCGATCTGGTGCAACGACAGGTCTCTCTTAAGGGAGAGGCGATTGATTTAACACCCCAAGAATTTAGCTTGCTTTATGCCCTGGCTCAAGTAGGAGGAGAACCCTTAAGTCGGTCTCAGTTACTACAACGGGCTTGGCCAGATGAGATTGATAATCCTCGTACTGTGGATACCCATGTTCTTTCTTTACGCAAGAAAATTGAGAGAGATCCTCGCCAACCCCATGTCATTCAAACGGTACGCAAGGTTGGTTATCGGTTTAATCAGGATGGACTAGCCCAGCAGAGGAGATCGCCTTCTCCTTTTCCCACCCGTTCACCTTCCCTGTCTGCCCAGCATACGTTTCCCATGAAACAATAG